GACGACGAACAACATTTCCGACGCTCGCCAACTGCAGATTAACCTTCGCGCTGGTGCGCTCCCGGCGGCCCTCGACACGCAGGAAGGAACGACCACCTACCTCGCGCCGAGCCTCGCTACGGAGTTCAAACTGTACTCGCTCGTCGCGGGCATCGCCGCAGTGCTGGCCGTGAGCGGCACGGTGTTCCTCCGGTACGGAAAACCGAAAGTCGCGCTCCCGATGATAGTCACCGCGCTCTCAGAGGTGGTCATCCTCCTCGGCATCGCGGCGGCAATCGAGTTACCGCTCGACCTGTCGCACATCGCGGGATTCATCGCCGTCATCGGAACCGGGGTGGACGACCTCATCATCATCGCCGACGAGGTGATGAGCGAGGGTAACGTCCACTCCTCGCGCGTCTTCCAGTCGCGCTTCCGCAAGGCGTTCTGGGTCATCGGGGCCGCCGCCGCGACGACCATCATCGCCATGAGTCCGCTTGCAGTGCTGTCGCTCGGCGACCTCCAAGGGTTCGCCATCATCACCATCCTCGGTGTACTCATCGGGGTGCTCATCACCCGCCCGGCCTACGGTGACATCCTGCGGTACCTGCTGACGGACAAATAACCGGACAACTGCGTTTTACGATTCGCTCCTCTGCTGTTTCTCCACCCTGAGTCGTCGCGTTCGACCACGACGGTTCGAAAAAACAATCCTCAAAACTGGTCGAGCGCGGACTGCTCGCAGGCCGACAGCGCGTCTTTGCTGGTCTGCCACGACGCGCGAGCGCAATCCGGCAGTTCGCCGTGGGATTCGACGTACTCCCGAAGAAACGCCCGCGTTTTCGGGTCGCTGGGGTAGCCGCTTCCGACCTCGCCGTGTTTTTCGGCGAGTTCGGCGACATGGGCGTCCCGTTCGACTTTGGCGACGATGCTGGCCGCGCCGACGATTGCGTGCGTTTCGTCCGCGCCGTGCTCTGCCGTGATTTCGATCGGATGGCCGATTTCCTCGGTAACCCGCCGCGCGAACCGCGATTCGCTGGTGTCGCAGGCGTCCACGATTCCCGTCGCTCCCTCGTCCGCAACCTGCGAGATTGCCCTTGCATGGGCTTCGACAGTTAGCGTGTTCATGTCCGTCTCGGGGTCGTCGATGTGACTGGTCGGGATTTCGGCCACGCCGATTTCGATTGTGTCGTCCGCTCGGAACTGCTCCGCGAACGCCTCCCGGCGCTCCGGTGAGATGGTTTTCGAATCGCCGATTCCCGACGGGAGATTTATCTCGTCTTCGACTTTGACCGCCGTGGCGAACATCGAACCCAACACCGGCCCTCTGCCCGCTTCGTCTACCCCGAACACGGGTAGAGGGTTGGCGGGGAATTACATGGGCGTTTCTGATTTGGATGGGACGTGGTAGTTGCTACGTTTCTGGAGTTTTGAGCCGACAGCGTGACAGACTCAGTGACAAGACTGGTGTGATAGAAATCACGAGTCGTAGGCCACGCCTGCGAAAGAATCCGTCTTTCGCGGTACCGGAAAACCAACGGTTTCCGTCGCTCGCAGACGCGAAGCGCCGCATTCGGTCTGCTCGTTCGGTCGCCCGTTCCCACCGGAAGAGCTTCAAAATCGCTCCGCGATTTTGAAACGACCCAACCGCAGGGCGGACAGGCCACTGGCCTGCCCGCCAAACCAAATTTGGCCTGCCGTTTTTCGGTGGAAATTCGTCCTTCTGAAAGCTGTGGTCAGTTCGTCCAGTCACTTGGCGGGCGAGTGCGCCGCACTCGCCCGCCCGCGGATTTGGCCGGGAACGGGCGAACGTTGGAATGAACGAGTGGCGAAGCCACGAGTGACTGACCACGTTCGGGCGTGGCTTGTCGTCGTGATTTGCAACCACATTGTCTTCACAACCGATTTAGTCTCAAAAACCCACAAATCCACCGAGAAAAGCCGACAGACAAAATCCTCTGGCGCGGTCTAGACGTCGTCCAAATCGACCAGATGAACCGATTCCGGAATCAGTTTCACCGCCGATTCGGGCCACCCGCGATGGGCCAGCGTAAACTCGGTTTCGGGGTTTTCCTCGACCAGTCGAACCACGCCGCGGGCCGCGGATTCGTAGGCATCCGTGTCCACCCGGTCGGGAACCTCCGCCGTCAGGGGATACGTCTCGGAGAGCGCGCGGGGGAACGGCCCGAACGGCGGGACGACGTTCCACGATTCGTCGTATCGACTGCTCGGGTTGCCCTCCGTCAGGAGGACTCGGCCTTCGGGATTCAGGCGCGACAGTCGTTCGTGGTGGCGCACGACTTCGGGGCGGTAGGCGCTCTCGCTGGAGAGGTAGAAGAAGGTTCCTTTGGAGGCGGGGTCGGCGCGTTCGAGTTGTTCCGAATGTTCGACCAGCGCGCGGTAGCCGTCCAGCATGGCGGGATGAGCGCGGGCGCGGTTTTCCACCAGTTCGAGCAGGTTGCCCGACCGAATCGCCTGCTTGATGGTGCGAATCTCCTCGTAGGTGACGTGAAGGTTGTGTTCCGCGAGTTGTTCCTCGCGCTCCCTGTCGCCTAACTCCCGGATTTCCTCGGGCGTATTGTTTGCACAGATGGGACACGAACAGGGGAAGTATTCGAGGTCGTCCAACTGCTCGGTGCCGCGAACCGTCAGATAGCGGTCGTCGCGGGCGTAAAGCGCATACGCCGCCGAATCGAACAGGTCACAGCCCATCGCAACCGCCAGCGCGAACATCATTGGATGGCCCGCTCCGAACAGGTGAACGGGGGCGTCCGCACCCAGTCCGCGCTTCGCTCCCGCGACCATCTCTACCATGTCGCCGTACCGGTATTCGTTCATCAGGGGAACGACCGCGCCGACCGGGAACACGTCCAGCGTGGTTCCGTAGGCGTGTTTTCCAGCGTCTTCCCGCAAATCAGGGTACGTCGAACCCTGTACCGGCGCGTTGACGAGCATGTCGCCGACATCGACGGTTTCGGCCAGTTCGAGGCGTTCCTGCGTGGTTGCCAGTTCGTCTTCTGCCTGCTCGCGGTCTACGTCTGGGGGCGTCGGGATGTCCACCGGAGTTCCGATGTCCGACCCAACGTCGTGTTGGAACTGGAGGATTTCCTCGGTCGTCACGCTGATTTCGCCGTACTCTGCGAGTTGGAACGACCCGGAGTCGGTCATGATCGCACCGTCGAAATCGAGCAGTTCGTGCAGTCCCACGTCGAGGGCTTCCTCGCGGAACTCGTCGCTCTTGTAGAGAATGTAGGAGTTCGTGATGAGGATTTCCGCGCCGAACTCGGACTGGAGTCGGGAGGGTTCGACGGTGATGACGTGCGGGTTGACGACCGGCAAAAGTGCAGGGGTTTCGACCGTCACACCAGCGCGCGGGACGGTGAGGTCCCCGATTCGACCCGCCCCGTCTTGGGCGCGGAGTTCGAAAATATCTCGTTCCATTACCGCGTCGTTGCCACGGTGGCGGTGTAAGAATTGCGCTGTTAGGCCAGCGGGAAGAGCGAGGAAAGAACGAGGACGGTGACGATTCCCGTCACGGAGATAAGTGTCGTCAGGACAGTCCACGTTTTCAGCGTCTCACTCTGTGTTAGTCCGCCGATTTCCTTGACCAGCCAAAATCCGCTGTCGTTGTACCACGAGCAGATGTTTCCACCAGCGCCGATGGCCATGACGAGGTAGGCGGGGTGAACCGCGAGTTGGGCCGTCTGGGGCGCGACGATACCCGCAGTGGTCAGCATGGCGACCGTCGCGGAACCCTGTGCGATTCGAATCGTTGCCGCGATGACCCACGCCGTGACGAGCAACCCGATGTCGAGTCCCGAGAGCGCGCCGGAAATGTAGCCGCCGACGCCCGCCGCCGCGAGCATTCCACCGAACGCGCCGCCGGTCGCGGTGATTGCCGCGATGTTACCGCCGTTTTTCAGTGCGTCCGTGAGTTCGTCCGACCACAGCTTCTGCCCGAGGTCGCGCGAACGGAGGAACGTCACGGCGGCGACGATGGCGGCCACCGTCAGCGCGAAGTTGGGATTCCCGAGGAAGTTCGTCACGGGTGCAATTTCGTTCAGCGCGGACTGAGAAATCGCCGATGTGAGCCAACCGGGGAGTTCGCCGTAGGATTCCCGCAGGGTCGTCGTGATGGTGTTCGACCCGACGAGAACGACCGCGAGGAGGATGGGCAGAAGCGATTCGAACATCCCCGGGAGGGCGCTCGTTTTGCGTTCTGAGAGTTCCGCCAAATCAGACCCTTCCGTGTCCATCGAATCTCGGAGCGGGATGTCGAGTCGCGCGTTAATCCAGTGGCCGTAGGCGAGTCCCCCGACCAGTGCAGAGGGGATGGCCACCGCGAGTCCGACTAGAATCGTCGTGCCGAGATTGACGCCGATTTCGCTCGCCACCGCCAACGGGCCGGGCGTCGGGGGGACGAAAACGTGGGTCGTCGCCGCGCCAGCGCCGACGACCACGAGGAAGAGGGTGTAGTTTTTCCCGATGCGACTCCGCATCGACCGGGCCAAGGGGGCCATGAGGTAGAACACGTTGTCGAAGAAGACGGGGATCGAAAGCAGGGAACTGCTTCCCCACAGCGCGTACTCGGCATTGTCCCGTCCGGTCAGCGAGACGAAGCCGCGAACGACGCGTTCCGCCGCGCCGCTCGACATCATCGACTTTCCGATGACTGCGGCCATCAGAATCGGTATCCCGATTCCGGCCATCTCCTCACCGAATGTGGTTGCGACGGTTGCCGGAACTTCCCCGGCGGGAATCTCCGGGGCGATGAGTCCGACGGTGAACGCCGCAATCAGCAGGCCGATGAAGGCGGGCAAATCCAAGTACACGAGCAGGAGGACGACGACTGCGACACCGACGACGAATGCGACCAGCGGGGTAGGTAGCAGTGCCATGTGTCTCCCATCCACTCAATACCGATATTTATAACCCTAGTTCATGGAAAAGGTAATGAGTATGTCCATAAGGAATTATCGTCTGGGTCAGGCTCACTCGTCTGAGCCGAACGTTTCGTAGTAGCTCACACCGAGTATTGTTCGACCGTCGTAAACGCCGTCTGCGGTGATTTCCTCTTTCAGCGCGTCGTACGTGGTCGTCATCGAACGAATGCTCTCGTTGTGGTCGAGTTCCTGTTCGCCGGTTGGAACGCAGTCACGTGCCACGAAGTAGTGCATCACGGAGTCGGCGATTCCGTTTGCCGGTTCAACGGTCGTAAGATGCGAGACGCGGTCTGCCTCGTACCCCGTCTCTTCGGTGAGTTCTCGGTGTGCGGACGCTTCGAGGTTCTCGTCTTCTGGTTCGACGCCGCCGACGGGCAGGCCGCGAGAAATGCGCGAAACGGCCTGCCGCCACTCTTCGATGACGACCACGTCGCCGTCCTCGGTAAACGGCAGGATAGCCACACTTTCGGGTTCCGTAAGGTAGTCGAAATCCGTTTTCGTTCCATTCGGGAGGCGAACATCCTCGTGATAGATGTCGAAACCGGGACAGGAGTAGGCGACTTCCGAGTCGAGCGTCTCCCACGCGAGGGGGTCGTCTTCGGCCATGATGAACCCTTTTCGACCGGCGGCAAAGGCACACCGGTCTTCGTCTCGTTTGTCACCTGTGGACTCGGTAGGTGTGACGTACTCCATCCGTGTCGGTTCGTTGACCCAGTAATCCGACGTTGCTACCGAGTCGTGGAGTCGAACGATTCTCGCATTTTATGCCGATTCCCAGTGGATTACTCGGAACGACTCATGGAATCTCGCGTCAGTCGTCGCGGCGTCCTCTCGGCGACGGCGGGCCTCGTAAGCGTCGGCGGAATCCGGACGGGCAAGCAAGAAACGAACCATATCGTCGTTTTCGGCGGCAGTCCGCGGAACGTCATCGAGTACGGGCTGACAGTGAGCGGTCGCCTCGAAAAAAGCGACGAGAGCGGTGGTGCACCAATCGGCGACCGCCACGTCACTATCGACGACGAGGATACGATTTCCCGCGGCGGAACTCACGCGAGCGGGGCGATTGCCGGTGGCGGAGACGCCTATCGGTTCACCGGCCGAATCACCCGGTTCCGAGTTTCGCTGTCGGCGAGTCGGACGAACGACGTTTCGGTGTTTCTGAACGGTCGGCGGGTGCGACCCGCCGACCTCGGGGACGCCCCGGAGGCGGACACGCCAATCGAATTTCTAAACTGCACCACGGCACGCGTGACGGGGAATTTCCGCAGCGTCCGACTGCACACGAGTTTCTGGGACGAGGACGGCCTCGGAACCAACTGGCTCTTCGACGGCCCGATTCGCGGAACGACGCTTCTCAACCCGCGAGCGGAACACGAACCCTATCCGTTCGCCATCGACTCGGTGAGCGTCGATACACGGGAATTACGGACGCCCGGACAGACCGCGAAGTTCACCGCGGACAACCCCTTCGCGGGGCCGTGGTGTCGGGAGCGAAGTGCGCCGGAGCAAACGACGACCGAAAAACCGCCAACTGAACAACCACCGAATGATGACCTGCCGAACCACCTCGTCATTATCGGAGGGGTAGCCCGAAACCCTGCCCGATACGAGTTCGTCGTCGGCGGGAAGGTAGAAAAAACGCGAGACAGCGGCGGTGCACCAATTGCGAATCGCCACGTTACTATCGACCGGACAGATCGAATTTCGGGCCGCCGCGTCCGCGGTGCGGTCGCTGGCGGCGGTGATGCCTACCGATTCTCCGGCCAAATAGAACGATTCAGAGTCGGTCGCGGCGCGAGAGTGTTTTTGAACGGACAGCGGCGACATCCGGACGATTTTGAAATGAACCAAGGTAACGACAATCAACCGATGGACGACGACGGTGAACCGACGGAAAACGGCGACGAATCGACAGAAGACGATAGCGAACCGACCCAAGACGACAACGACCAAGCGAGGCGTATCGAATTTCTCGCCTGCGACCGAGCGCGGGTGACCGGCGAGTTCGAACGAATCGCCATCAGCACGACGTGGTACGCGTCAGACGGCGTTGCGACTTCCTACAACGAAATCGGGCCGGTGAGCGGCCGAACCGAAATCGACGAATCGAACGTCGGCGACGTGGCGGGTGTCGCTGGTTTCGCAATCACCGAAATAAGCGCGTTCGAAGCGAACGCTACCGAACCGACGATTTCGAAGCGACCGCCGAATCTGGACGCCTGTTTGCAGGAAATTCGCCCGGACGACGGAACCGAGACGACGAGCGAAACGACAGCAGAGCAGGGAGGGAGCGAGCGGACGACAGCCGCGACGGACGAACCCGCCCCGGAAACAGAGCAAACCGACACGACAGCGCGACAGCCAGAAATTACCGCGGAACCGCCTGAAGAATCCACCGCGGAACCGACTGCGGAAACGTCGGAACCTGCAACGGAAGCGCCAGCACCGACGACGGAGGAATCTCCGCCGACTGAACAGTCGGAACCGACGCCCGAACCGGAAACCGATACCGTCGGGAGCGGTGAAAACGAAACTGCGTCAGGAAACGAGTCGGAGTAGCTTTCGCCTTCGTTTTGCTGGCAAACCATCAGACGGTTACCGTCGGGGTCTTCGAACGTGACGAAGGGCTGTAACAATCAGACGCTGTCAGTAAGACCGCCGTCCACACGGATGTTCTGCCCGGTCACGTAATTCGCCGCGGGGGAGAGAAGGTATGCGACGGTATCCGCGATTTCGGCGGTTGCCGCGGGTCGTCTCATCGGAATCCGGTCTTTCGTCTCGGCATCGACTTCGTAGCTATCCACGAATCCGGGTAGCACGGCGTTCATTCGAATCCCGTGTTCGGCGTATCGGTCGGCGTAGAGTTTCGTGAAACTGCCGAGGCCCGCGCGAAGCACCGACGAAACCGGGAAGTCACTGCTCGGTTCGAACGCCGAAAACGTGGAGATGTTGACGAACGCGCCACCACTTTGCTGTTTCATAATTGGAGTGACCAAGCGCGCCATCCGAACTGTGTTCAACAGCACGAGGTCAAGTCCGTCGTGCCACTCCTCGTCCGAAATATCCAGCAGGTCGCCAGTTGCCGGGTGGCCCGTGTTGTTCACCACGGCGTCGATACGGCCGTATCGTTCGTTCGCGGCCTCCACGAGTGCAGAGAGGTCGTTCGAGTCGGTCACCGACCCTTCGAATCCGACGCCGCCCACGTCTTCCGCGACATCGACCGCCGACCCGGATTTCGACAGCAAAACGGGCGTGTATCCGTCGTCTGCGAGCGTTCGAGCGCACTCCGCACCGATTCCGCGACCCGCCGCGGTGACGATGGCGACTTTTTGTTCGGTCATACCGGTGAATCGGTGGGTGTCTGCTTGTTCGTTCGGAAACGGGCGAAAATCGGCCGTTTCTGATTCTGCTCTCTGCTCTCCGACTCAGAGAGAAACTTTCGACAGGTCGGCTTCCAACTCGTCGACGTGGTCGTTGTACGCCTCAACGAAGCCCCCGAAATCGTCCACGAGTTCGCGGACGTCCGGCGCGGACGGCGGTTCGTACTGCGAAACGAGGTAGGTGCCGCTCTGCCCGCCGACGCGGAGATAGGAGACGGAACTGTGCTCGCGCTTTAACTCCCACCGTTGGCCGCTGACTCGGGTAGTGAACGTTCCGTAATCCACGCCGTCGTATCGGTGGAGTTCGCCAGCAATCGTGTCGGCGATGTCGCGGATTCGACCGACGATACGGTCGCGCTCCGAAACGACCGAATCGGTCGTGGAAACCGGCGGAAAGTCGGTTTCTACGCCGTCCAGCACGCCTTCTTTCGATTCGACGTGGCGGTTGTACGCTCGCACGAACGCCTCGTAATCCAGCATCGCCTCGGCGAGGTCGTCCGGGTCTGGCGGTTGTTTGGCCGAAACGACGTAGGTTTCGCCGCCCGACTTTCCCTTGTATCGGAGGTACTGAAGGTCGCCGGCCTCGTACTTTACCGTCCACTCCCCGGCGTTCGTGTCGAAGGTCGCTTGGCCGTAATCGCCGCCCTGCAAGAGCGCGAGTTCGCGCGCGATTCCACCAGCGTGTTGGGTGACCGCCGAGACGACTGCGTCCCGTTCCTCGGCGACGCGGGCGGTTTCCGCGATGTCGAAGTCGATTCCTTCGGTCATTCTGTTTGGGTAGGAACCTGCGAGAGATAACGGTGGTGTCTCTGGTTGGGAGACTCCTCGCCGTCGCTCGGTGTGTCGAGAATGCGAGAAAAGTGGGCCAGCGCGAATTCGAACTGGGCAAGACGTTCCTGCTCACTTCTCTTCGGTCGTTCCGCGGGCGTGCGTCTTGCTGGCTCGAATCGCGCCTCTGAATTTCGACTCACGACGCTGGCGACTCGCTTCGCTCGTCAGATAGCGTCGTGAGGTAGAAATGGGCCGGCGCGAATTCGAATCGCGGTTACGGCCACCCGAAGGCCGAAGGATACCAGGCTACCCCACCGGCCCGCAACTGGGAAATGGCGATAGCCGCCTTTAACGGTTCCGGAATTATGGTGTCTGTCGCCGGTATCGGCTAGTAGTCGGCGTATCCCGCGGTGTCGAGGTAGTTATGCGCGACCGTCATCGCGTGATTTCCGTGCAGAAGTTTCGCCCCTAATCGAACGCGCTGGTCGGATTGTTCCGCCAGCAGGTCGGCCTCCTCGTCGGTGAAATCGCCGTGGTCGGAGAGGACGAACAGCGGATTTTCCGGCGGTTCGACATCGACTACGGGACTACCCTCCTCGTGCAGTTCGACGATCGTGGCGTTTTTGCTGGCCGTGTCGAGAACCGCTTCGAAATCGCGTTTCGAGATGTAGACGCCGGGCGTGCTCTCTGCTTCCATATGGCCGATAGCCTCCGATTTCGCCTCCAACGCTTTCCGAATCAGGGCCGCGGTGCTTCGCTCGTCGGGGTTGAGTCGGCGGAGTTCGCTCCCCTCGAATCGAATCGCCAGTTCGTCTTGGAGGACGAGAAAGAGACGCACGCCACTGCGGAAATCGTGGGAGAGGAAAAACGCACTGTTGACACATCGACAGAGGGCGTCGAGTCGCCCCGCCGAACCGGCGAGGTCGTCCAAGGAGAAATCGGGTGTCGTCGGGGCGTCGTGGCCGAGAACGATGAACTGTCGCATGGTCGAATCCTAAACACGACGGCGTAAGTCGCTTGCTGAATCCCGGTCGGGAATCGGTTCGCGTCTACCCGTCGTCTTCGCTAAAGTGCTCGTACACCCATCCTGCCGTGGCGGCAAAGCGTTTGAGATAGGCAATGAGGAAGAGTAAGACGACTTCGTGCAACGCCAGTGACGCCGAAGAAGTGATGCGTTTGTAAAATCGAACTGGGTG
The window above is part of the Haladaptatus cibarius D43 genome. Proteins encoded here:
- a CDS encoding NUDIX hydrolase; this translates as MAEDDPLAWETLDSEVAYSCPGFDIYHEDVRLPNGTKTDFDYLTEPESVAILPFTEDGDVVVIEEWRQAVSRISRGLPVGGVEPEDENLEASAHRELTEETGYEADRVSHLTTVEPANGIADSVMHYFVARDCVPTGEQELDHNESIRSMTTTYDALKEEITADGVYDGRTILGVSYYETFGSDE
- a CDS encoding GntP family permease: MALLPTPLVAFVVGVAVVVLLLVYLDLPAFIGLLIAAFTVGLIAPEIPAGEVPATVATTFGEEMAGIGIPILMAAVIGKSMMSSGAAERVVRGFVSLTGRDNAEYALWGSSSLLSIPVFFDNVFYLMAPLARSMRSRIGKNYTLFLVVVGAGAATTHVFVPPTPGPLAVASEIGVNLGTTILVGLAVAIPSALVGGLAYGHWINARLDIPLRDSMDTEGSDLAELSERKTSALPGMFESLLPILLAVVLVGSNTITTTLRESYGELPGWLTSAISQSALNEIAPVTNFLGNPNFALTVAAIVAAVTFLRSRDLGQKLWSDELTDALKNGGNIAAITATGGAFGGMLAAAGVGGYISGALSGLDIGLLVTAWVIAATIRIAQGSATVAMLTTAGIVAPQTAQLAVHPAYLVMAIGAGGNICSWYNDSGFWLVKEIGGLTQSETLKTWTVLTTLISVTGIVTVLVLSSLFPLA
- a CDS encoding SDR family oxidoreductase, encoding MTEQKVAIVTAAGRGIGAECARTLADDGYTPVLLSKSGSAVDVAEDVGGVGFEGSVTDSNDLSALVEAANERYGRIDAVVNNTGHPATGDLLDISDEEWHDGLDLVLLNTVRMARLVTPIMKQQSGGAFVNISTFSAFEPSSDFPVSSVLRAGLGSFTKLYADRYAEHGIRMNAVLPGFVDSYEVDAETKDRIPMRRPAATAEIADTVAYLLSPAANYVTGQNIRVDGGLTDSV
- the tgtA gene encoding tRNA guanosine(15) transglycosylase TgtA, which encodes MERDIFELRAQDGAGRIGDLTVPRAGVTVETPALLPVVNPHVITVEPSRLQSEFGAEILITNSYILYKSDEFREEALDVGLHELLDFDGAIMTDSGSFQLAEYGEISVTTEEILQFQHDVGSDIGTPVDIPTPPDVDREQAEDELATTQERLELAETVDVGDMLVNAPVQGSTYPDLREDAGKHAYGTTLDVFPVGAVVPLMNEYRYGDMVEMVAGAKRGLGADAPVHLFGAGHPMMFALAVAMGCDLFDSAAYALYARDDRYLTVRGTEQLDDLEYFPCSCPICANNTPEEIRELGDREREEQLAEHNLHVTYEEIRTIKQAIRSGNLLELVENRARAHPAMLDGYRALVEHSEQLERADPASKGTFFYLSSESAYRPEVVRHHERLSRLNPEGRVLLTEGNPSSRYDESWNVVPPFGPFPRALSETYPLTAEVPDRVDTDAYESAARGVVRLVEENPETEFTLAHRGWPESAVKLIPESVHLVDLDDV
- the rnhB gene encoding ribonuclease HII, with amino-acid sequence MFGVDEAGRGPVLGSMFATAVKVEDEINLPSGIGDSKTISPERREAFAEQFRADDTIEIGVAEIPTSHIDDPETDMNTLTVEAHARAISQVADEGATGIVDACDTSESRFARRVTEEIGHPIEITAEHGADETHAIVGAASIVAKVERDAHVAELAEKHGEVGSGYPSDPKTRAFLREYVESHGELPDCARASWQTSKDALSACEQSALDQF
- the trmY gene encoding tRNA (pseudouridine(54)-N(1))-methyltransferase TrmY, with the protein product MRQFIVLGHDAPTTPDFSLDDLAGSAGRLDALCRCVNSAFFLSHDFRSGVRLFLVLQDELAIRFEGSELRRLNPDERSTAALIRKALEAKSEAIGHMEAESTPGVYISKRDFEAVLDTASKNATIVELHEEGSPVVDVEPPENPLFVLSDHGDFTDEEADLLAEQSDQRVRLGAKLLHGNHAMTVAHNYLDTAGYADY